One window of Nostoc sp. C052 genomic DNA carries:
- a CDS encoding NUDIX hydrolase — MANWSDSYLGKLRQVVGDRLLLLFGSRVIIEDSLGRVLLQKRSDFKLWGLPGGCPEVGESAEECSAREVFEETGLTVKGFEAVGLSSNPAHETVTYPNGDRVQNFILILRAVEWEGNLACLDGESLALEFFDLAELPALMPNDQPVLEKFQEYKKSGKFLLF; from the coding sequence ATGGCAAATTGGTCAGACTCCTATCTCGGCAAGTTACGACAAGTTGTAGGCGATCGCTTACTTTTATTATTTGGCTCACGTGTGATTATTGAGGATAGCTTGGGGCGCGTTTTGTTGCAAAAGCGGAGTGATTTTAAGCTTTGGGGGCTACCTGGTGGCTGTCCTGAGGTAGGCGAATCTGCCGAAGAATGTTCCGCACGAGAGGTTTTTGAGGAAACTGGTTTAACGGTTAAGGGTTTTGAAGCTGTGGGGTTGTCTTCCAACCCAGCCCATGAAACTGTAACTTATCCCAATGGCGATCGCGTGCAAAACTTCATTTTGATTTTGCGAGCCGTTGAATGGGAAGGAAACCTCGCTTGTCTAGATGGAGAATCGCTGGCGCTGGAATTTTTTGATTTGGCTGAGTTACCTGCATTAATGCCAAATGACCAGCCTGTTTTAGAAAAGTTTCAGGAATACAAGAAAAGCGGCAAATTTCTATTGTTCTAA
- a CDS encoding fumarate reductase/succinate dehydrogenase flavoprotein subunit, which yields MNINTQWIKTDVLVIGGGTAGTMAGIKARQANPDADVLILEKANIRRSGAIAMGMDGVNTAVIPGHSTPEQYVREITLANDGIVNQKAVYQTGKLGYEVIQELESWGVKFQKDAQGNYDLKQVHRVGKYVLPMPEGKDLKTILTRQVKRHKVKVTNRVMATRVLVKEGRAIGAVGFDVRSGDYIVIQAKAVILCTGACGRLGLPASGYLYGTYENPTNAGDGYSMAYHAGAELSNIECFQVNPLIKDYNGPACAYVAGPFGAHTANAEGNRFISCDYWSGQMMLEIWKELNSGKGPVQLKMTHLDEDTIAEIESILWANERPSRERFHQGRNEDYRTQGVEMHISEIGLCSGHSASGVWVNENAQTTVPGLYAAGDMASVPHNYMIGAFVFGRIAGTHAIEYIQDLDFTEPDPDFLETEKSRIYAPLTRPNGVPHTQVEYKLRRLVNDYLQPPKSGNKIEIGLKHFVQYQETLDLMGARDPHELMRSLEVHFIRDCAEMAARASLYRQETRWGLYHYRLDYPEKNDEEWFCHVNLKKDELEQMVLFKRSVDPYIVEVDAVKEVYNVAVK from the coding sequence ATGAATATCAATACCCAGTGGATCAAAACAGATGTACTCGTCATTGGCGGTGGTACAGCAGGAACAATGGCAGGCATCAAGGCAAGACAAGCCAATCCTGATGCGGATGTGCTGATTTTAGAAAAGGCTAACATCCGTCGCAGTGGTGCGATCGCAATGGGTATGGATGGCGTTAATACCGCAGTCATTCCCGGACATTCCACACCAGAACAATACGTGCGTGAAATCACCCTGGCTAACGATGGCATTGTCAACCAAAAAGCCGTTTATCAAACAGGCAAATTAGGTTATGAAGTCATCCAAGAATTAGAAAGCTGGGGTGTGAAATTTCAAAAAGATGCTCAAGGCAACTATGACTTAAAACAAGTGCATCGTGTGGGTAAATATGTCTTACCTATGCCAGAAGGTAAAGACCTCAAAACAATTCTTACCCGCCAAGTTAAACGCCACAAAGTCAAAGTGACAAATCGCGTCATGGCAACCCGCGTCTTAGTTAAAGAAGGACGTGCTATTGGGGCGGTGGGATTTGATGTCAGAAGCGGAGATTATATTGTTATTCAAGCTAAAGCAGTCATTTTGTGTACAGGTGCTTGTGGCAGATTAGGATTACCTGCTTCCGGCTATCTCTACGGCACTTATGAAAATCCTACTAATGCCGGAGATGGCTATTCAATGGCTTATCATGCCGGTGCAGAACTTAGCAATATTGAATGCTTTCAAGTTAATCCTTTAATCAAAGATTATAACGGCCCCGCCTGTGCTTATGTCGCCGGGCCTTTTGGCGCACATACAGCCAACGCCGAAGGAAATCGCTTCATTAGTTGTGACTATTGGAGTGGTCAGATGATGTTGGAAATCTGGAAAGAATTAAATTCTGGAAAAGGGCCAGTCCAACTCAAAATGACCCATCTTGATGAAGATACAATCGCTGAAATTGAATCCATATTGTGGGCGAATGAACGACCAAGTAGAGAACGCTTTCATCAAGGCAGAAATGAAGATTATCGCACCCAGGGCGTCGAGATGCACATTTCCGAAATTGGCTTATGTAGTGGTCATAGTGCCTCTGGTGTATGGGTAAATGAAAATGCTCAAACAACTGTCCCTGGTTTGTATGCAGCCGGAGACATGGCTAGCGTTCCTCATAATTACATGATTGGGGCATTTGTTTTCGGTCGCATAGCCGGAACTCATGCCATTGAATATATCCAAGATTTAGATTTTACCGAACCAGATCCAGATTTTTTAGAAACTGAAAAATCCAGAATTTATGCACCTTTAACTCGCCCAAATGGTGTACCTCACACCCAGGTAGAATATAAATTAAGACGCTTAGTTAATGATTATCTGCAACCACCAAAATCAGGCAATAAAATCGAGATTGGGTTAAAACATTTTGTCCAATATCAAGAAACATTAGATTTAATGGGCGCTCGTGATCCCCATGAATTGATGCGTAGTCTAGAAGTGCATTTTATTCGTGACTGTGCAGAAATGGCAGCCAGAGCATCATTATATCGTCAAGAGACTCGTTGGGGTCTTTATCATTACCGCTTAGATTATCCCGAAAAGAATGATGAAGAGTGGTTTTGTCATGTCAATTTAAAGAAAGATGAATTAGAGCAAATGGTATTGTTTAAGCGTTCTGTAGATCCTTACATTGTGGAAGTAGATGCAGTCAAAGAAGTCTATAATGTTGCCGTTAAGTAA
- a CDS encoding ferredoxin family protein, whose protein sequence is MALINQRIDVPVIVDESKCLEKCTACIEVCPLDVLAKNPETGKAYMKYDECWFCLPCEKECPTNAITVQIPFLLR, encoded by the coding sequence ATGGCTTTAATCAATCAAAGAATAGATGTTCCTGTGATAGTTGATGAATCAAAATGTCTAGAAAAATGCACAGCCTGTATTGAAGTTTGTCCCTTGGATGTATTGGCAAAAAATCCAGAGACGGGGAAAGCTTATATGAAATATGATGAGTGTTGGTTTTGTCTACCTTGTGAAAAAGAATGTCCAACGAATGCAATTACTGTACAAATTCCGTTTTTGTTGCGCTAG
- a CDS encoding HEAT repeat domain-containing protein has product MSASNNLELKQWLEMLRSPDVNDRIVAIKTLQHLGDDETIDALIIALKDENVIVQKIAISALWEIANPVAIPALIESLGSADTEIRTEAASALNELITQDELLLLLDKLQSNDVNLQLNILVLLRKIHDIQSLPYIFPFLESKNPELREAAVTTLRYINQLEKCPQALNLIFDEEASVRRAAALTLEHLQDIEVITILAQALTNDSDWQVRRNAAKSLTIHANNQAISALEIALNDEHWQVRKSAAQALQKIPDIQVMPRLIQALTDEYADVRKEAAIALGNLAHPDVINPLQQALDDPDKEVSIQAQRAIQKIQSNSLKGAINNLEKGFS; this is encoded by the coding sequence ATGTCTGCAAGTAATAATTTGGAATTAAAGCAATGGTTGGAAATGTTGCGATCGCCTGACGTAAACGATCGGATAGTAGCTATCAAAACCTTGCAACATCTAGGCGATGACGAAACAATCGACGCTTTAATTATCGCTTTGAAAGATGAAAATGTTATTGTTCAGAAAATAGCAATATCTGCTCTTTGGGAAATTGCTAATCCTGTTGCCATCCCTGCTTTAATTGAAAGCCTCGGTTCAGCAGATACAGAGATTCGCACTGAAGCCGCATCAGCATTAAATGAGTTAATTACACAAGACGAATTGTTACTTTTACTAGATAAACTTCAAAGTAATGATGTAAATCTTCAATTAAATATTTTGGTGCTTTTGCGGAAGATACATGATATTCAATCTTTGCCATATATTTTCCCATTTTTAGAATCAAAAAATCCTGAGTTAAGAGAAGCAGCCGTTACAACACTGCGATATATCAATCAACTAGAAAAATGTCCGCAAGCTTTAAATTTAATATTTGATGAGGAAGCAAGTGTACGTCGTGCTGCGGCTTTAACTTTAGAACATTTACAAGATATAGAAGTGATTACAATACTTGCTCAAGCACTTACAAATGATAGTGACTGGCAAGTTCGCCGAAATGCAGCTAAATCTCTGACTATTCATGCAAATAATCAAGCAATTTCAGCATTAGAAATAGCCTTAAATGATGAACATTGGCAAGTGCGGAAATCAGCAGCACAAGCTTTGCAAAAAATTCCAGATATTCAAGTTATGCCGAGGTTAATTCAAGCATTAACAGATGAATATGCAGATGTCCGCAAAGAAGCTGCGATCGCACTTGGGAATTTAGCTCATCCCGACGTTATTAACCCCCTGCAACAAGCCTTAGATGACCCTGACAAAGAAGTATCCATCCAAGCGCAACGGGCAATTCAGAAGATTCAAAGCAATAGTCTTAAGGGAGCAATAAATAACCTAGAGAAAGGCTTCTCCTAA
- a CDS encoding Mrp/NBP35 family ATP-binding protein, translating to MSDHQSPFQHSEQEVKPDTNPHQQEVIQLLKQVIEPTLKNDIVSLGMVRNLRIVDDYVYLRLYIGSHQQQLQTEIQSKLSFITWCKKTYIQICTIPGVKITLAVSSGKGGVGKSTTAVNIAAALKLQGAKVGLLDADIYGPNVPQMLGLGQAEIQVIHTPTGDKFLPLEVQGIKLMSVGLLVEENRPLAWRGPVLHKIITQFLQDVEWGELDYLLIDLPPGTGDAQITIIQESPVCGVILVTTPQQVAIADVRRNIYMFRQVGVPVLGIVENMSYLICGDCGARTPIFGSGGGEQLAAELQAPLLGQIPIDPDICSGGDTGNPIAIRDRTSPASEVFVQIATALNATFINCRQPQ from the coding sequence ATGTCTGACCACCAATCCCCCTTTCAGCATTCGGAACAAGAAGTAAAACCAGATACTAATCCCCATCAGCAAGAAGTCATCCAACTTCTGAAACAGGTCATCGAGCCTACCTTAAAAAATGATATCGTTAGTTTGGGAATGGTACGAAACTTACGCATAGTTGATGACTATGTTTACTTGCGTTTATATATTGGTTCCCATCAGCAGCAATTACAGACAGAGATTCAATCTAAATTATCATTTATAACTTGGTGTAAAAAAACTTATATTCAAATTTGTACAATTCCTGGCGTTAAAATAACCTTAGCAGTTTCTAGCGGCAAAGGTGGTGTGGGCAAATCAACAACAGCCGTAAATATAGCCGCCGCTTTAAAATTGCAAGGGGCAAAGGTTGGGCTACTAGATGCTGATATTTATGGCCCTAACGTGCCTCAAATGTTGGGTTTAGGACAAGCTGAGATTCAAGTAATTCATACTCCTACAGGTGATAAGTTTTTACCTCTAGAAGTTCAGGGAATTAAACTGATGTCAGTTGGTTTACTTGTAGAAGAAAATCGTCCTTTGGCATGGCGTGGCCCTGTGTTGCATAAAATTATCACTCAATTTTTGCAAGATGTGGAATGGGGCGAATTGGATTATTTATTAATAGATTTACCTCCCGGTACAGGTGATGCTCAAATCACAATTATCCAAGAAAGCCCTGTTTGTGGAGTAATTCTCGTGACCACTCCTCAGCAAGTAGCGATCGCAGATGTCCGACGTAACATATATATGTTTCGCCAAGTTGGTGTTCCCGTCCTTGGGATCGTAGAAAACATGAGCTATTTAATTTGTGGTGATTGTGGCGCACGCACGCCAATTTTTGGCAGTGGTGGCGGCGAACAACTCGCAGCAGAATTACAAGCGCCACTGCTGGGGCAAATTCCTATTGATCCTGATATTTGTAGCGGTGGTGATACTGGAAATCCGATTGCAATTAGGGATCGCACTTCGCCTGCAAGCGAGGTTTTTGTCCAAATTGCCACTGCGCTGAACGCAACTTTTATCAATTGCAGACAACCTCAATAA
- a CDS encoding 2-dehydropantoate 2-reductase — translation MKICIVGAGAIGGYLGAKLALAGETVTLIARGSHLEAIQKNGLKLLMSDGSSQIATPNLATSDIQSAGPQDVVILTVKAHSVPAIAPFLPALYNSHTMVVTAQNGVPWWYFRQHGGEYEGTRIQSVDPDGIIEASIGAERAIGCVVYPATEIIEPGVIKHIEGDRFTLGEIDGTKTERIQLLAQTLKQAGFKAPIRNQIRTEIWIKLWGNVAFNPISALTGATLEDICRYPLTRELARQMMTETQAIAENLGIKFGITLEQRINGAENVGAHKTSMLQDIEARRATEIDAIVGAVAELGKLTQIPTPYIDAIYASVKLLEATKVKI, via the coding sequence ATGAAAATCTGTATTGTTGGCGCGGGTGCAATTGGTGGATATTTAGGGGCAAAACTGGCCCTGGCTGGTGAAACAGTGACGCTGATTGCGCGTGGTTCTCATTTGGAGGCAATTCAAAAAAATGGGCTGAAGTTGCTCATGTCAGACGGTTCTAGCCAAATTGCTACTCCGAATTTGGCAACTAGCGATATTCAGTCAGCAGGGCCACAGGATGTAGTAATTTTAACTGTCAAGGCTCATAGCGTACCTGCGATCGCACCTTTTCTACCTGCACTCTACAATTCTCACACAATGGTGGTGACAGCCCAAAATGGCGTTCCTTGGTGGTATTTTCGTCAGCATGGCGGTGAGTATGAAGGTACGCGGATTCAATCTGTTGATCCAGATGGGATTATTGAAGCTAGTATTGGTGCTGAACGTGCCATCGGTTGTGTGGTTTACCCGGCAACTGAGATAATTGAACCAGGTGTAATTAAACATATTGAAGGCGATCGCTTTACTCTCGGTGAAATCGACGGCACTAAAACAGAACGCATCCAATTATTAGCACAGACTTTAAAACAGGCAGGATTCAAAGCCCCAATCCGCAATCAAATTCGCACGGAAATCTGGATCAAGTTGTGGGGGAATGTGGCATTTAATCCCATCAGCGCCTTGACTGGTGCGACTTTAGAGGATATTTGTCGCTATCCCCTCACCCGTGAACTAGCGCGGCAAATGATGACAGAAACTCAAGCGATCGCAGAAAATTTGGGTATAAAGTTTGGCATTACTTTGGAACAACGAATTAATGGGGCAGAAAATGTTGGTGCCCACAAAACCTCAATGCTACAAGATATTGAAGCCAGACGCGCTACGGAGATAGACGCTATTGTAGGCGCGGTGGCAGAATTGGGAAAACTCACTCAAATTCCCACACCTTATATTGATGCTATTTATGCCAGCGTCAAGCTGCTGGAGGCAACCAAAGTCAAGATTTGA
- a CDS encoding inositol monophosphatase family protein, whose amino-acid sequence MSTTPTTRLILETLLPHLKVAAAYANFLQPKIAALPAKEQAKNFFAAALTDADVAIQNLIEVVLLATFPDIRFYGEEYESSNNTKYFRATELGSEGDYLVTLDPIDGTKFYMDGHSNYQIILSILNSDDFEAVIAISPAQNIYFYALRGEGAFKGTLEMSLEGCAPLHITSAQPAILLGWGMNSIAHLLKDRYKVIDIATDYSSDIQIPNLNGILSGDLSGAVIKSGKFLDSAALAFIAKEAGWIVTTLDGSTLPPLHTCKNYSLPGLIVAASKSVHQDLLSALQKTSPKMNVET is encoded by the coding sequence ATGTCTACAACACCAACTACTCGATTAATTTTAGAGACTTTACTCCCCCATCTCAAAGTAGCAGCAGCTTATGCCAATTTTCTGCAACCAAAAATTGCTGCACTTCCTGCCAAAGAACAAGCAAAAAACTTTTTTGCTGCCGCCCTTACTGATGCAGATGTGGCTATTCAAAATCTAATAGAAGTAGTATTACTAGCCACTTTCCCAGATATTCGCTTTTATGGTGAAGAATATGAAAGTTCTAATAATACCAAGTATTTTCGGGCTACCGAACTCGGTTCAGAAGGTGATTACTTAGTCACACTCGACCCGATTGATGGCACGAAGTTTTATATGGATGGACATTCTAATTACCAAATTATTCTCAGTATTCTAAATTCGGATGACTTTGAAGCAGTAATTGCTATTTCTCCCGCCCAAAACATTTATTTTTATGCCCTTCGAGGTGAAGGTGCTTTTAAAGGGACGTTGGAGATGAGCTTAGAAGGCTGTGCCCCATTACATATAACATCCGCCCAACCTGCTATTTTGTTGGGATGGGGAATGAATTCTATTGCTCATTTACTAAAAGATCGATATAAAGTAATCGATATAGCGACCGATTACTCTAGTGATATTCAGATTCCCAATCTTAATGGTATTCTTAGTGGCGACTTGAGTGGAGCAGTCATCAAATCGGGCAAATTTCTTGATAGTGCTGCACTCGCTTTTATTGCGAAAGAGGCTGGCTGGATTGTAACTACTCTCGACGGTTCGACTTTACCACCACTGCATACTTGTAAAAACTATAGTCTGCCTGGATTAATCGTAGCTGCCTCAAAATCTGTTCATCAAGACCTACTGTCAGCGCTGCAAAAGACATCTCCGAAAATGAATGTAGAGACGTAG
- a CDS encoding PEP-CTERM sorting domain-containing protein — translation MTWENFRRSAIALTTSMKNLALSAIALTTVSGLAFGKMQTASALNWNWNYSGTGIAANGTLTTNDTPNDLGFYLISGITGTRNGETITGLQPAGTPIPGNEPFNIDNLISLNTQQLTGDGFGYSTSGGSYSSPFFASFLPTPGYLEVFSAPPIIPGFENLGLEDSELPISFSASIITIPESTSIFSLLILGTLGTSSVLKRHKLFKFTQKKPEKVS, via the coding sequence ATGACATGGGAAAATTTTAGAAGATCCGCGATCGCACTAACAACTTCCATGAAAAATCTAGCTCTATCTGCCATAGCTCTCACCACCGTATCTGGATTAGCTTTCGGGAAAATGCAAACCGCCTCTGCTTTAAATTGGAACTGGAATTATTCTGGTACTGGCATAGCAGCAAACGGTACTCTGACCACTAATGACACCCCTAACGATTTAGGTTTTTACCTGATATCTGGAATTACTGGTACACGAAATGGTGAAACAATTACTGGTCTACAACCCGCTGGGACTCCCATACCAGGCAACGAACCTTTTAATATTGATAATTTAATTAGTCTTAATACTCAGCAGTTAACAGGTGATGGTTTTGGGTATTCCACTTCGGGAGGAAGCTATTCTAGTCCATTTTTCGCGAGTTTTTTGCCGACACCAGGTTATTTAGAGGTTTTTTCTGCGCCGCCAATCATACCAGGTTTTGAAAATTTGGGATTGGAAGATAGTGAGTTACCCATTAGTTTTTCTGCAAGCATCATCACCATCCCTGAATCCACTTCTATTTTTAGCTTACTCATCCTTGGCACTCTGGGTACATCTTCAGTACTCAAACGTCATAAGCTATTCAAATTTACTCAGAAGAAGCCCGAAAAAGTTTCCTAA
- a CDS encoding YciI family protein encodes MPWFVKIEEGKVDKPTFDQYVPAHKAYIQDLIAKGHKARTGYWAEQRGGMLLFEAASKQEAEAIVADDPLVQHGCVNYQLYEWRIVME; translated from the coding sequence ATGCCGTGGTTTGTAAAAATTGAAGAAGGGAAAGTTGATAAACCTACCTTTGACCAATATGTACCTGCTCACAAAGCCTACATTCAGGACTTAATTGCTAAAGGACACAAAGCGCGAACAGGTTATTGGGCGGAGCAAAGAGGCGGCATGTTGCTGTTTGAGGCAGCTTCCAAGCAGGAAGCAGAAGCGATTGTGGCTGACGATCCTTTGGTGCAACACGGTTGCGTCAACTATCAGCTTTATGAATGGCGAATTGTTATGGAATGA
- a CDS encoding phasin family protein: protein MPGFGDIVQKAFYLGVGLASYAGEKAGGKLAEVRSQVQKLADEMVAKGEMNTEEARRFVEEMMKQAQQPQTSGEASEKTPPSEPRRIEILEDDEELTVKEVSNDENVDKLRQEVLNLQDELKRLQRDQ, encoded by the coding sequence ATGCCTGGTTTTGGAGATATTGTTCAAAAAGCTTTTTACCTCGGTGTTGGATTAGCTTCTTACGCAGGTGAGAAAGCAGGGGGAAAATTAGCCGAAGTGCGATCGCAAGTCCAAAAACTGGCAGACGAAATGGTGGCCAAGGGCGAAATGAACACAGAAGAAGCCCGCCGCTTCGTTGAAGAGATGATGAAGCAAGCCCAACAGCCCCAAACATCTGGTGAAGCCTCTGAAAAAACACCCCCTTCTGAACCTCGTCGCATTGAAATTTTAGAGGATGACGAAGAACTAACGGTGAAAGAGGTATCAAATGATGAGAATGTAGATAAATTACGCCAAGAAGTACTAAATCTACAAGACGAGTTAAAACGATTGCAACGCGACCAATAG
- the queF gene encoding preQ(1) synthase, translated as MTNDSVSQASQEMKYGERDIAEGKLITFPNPRVGRRYDISITLPEFTCKCPFSGYPDFATIYVTYIPDERVVELKALKLYINSYRDRYISHEESANQILDDFVAACDPLEVTVKADFTPRGNVHTVVEVRHQK; from the coding sequence ATGACAAATGATAGTGTATCCCAGGCAAGCCAAGAAATGAAATATGGCGAACGCGACATTGCGGAAGGTAAATTAATTACCTTTCCGAATCCGCGTGTGGGGAGGCGATATGACATTAGCATCACTTTGCCGGAATTTACTTGTAAATGTCCGTTTTCCGGTTATCCTGACTTTGCGACAATTTACGTTACATATATTCCTGATGAACGGGTAGTGGAATTGAAGGCGCTCAAACTTTATATTAATAGTTATCGCGATCGCTACATTTCCCACGAAGAATCTGCCAATCAAATTTTGGATGATTTTGTGGCTGCTTGCGATCCCTTGGAAGTTACGGTGAAAGCAGATTTCACCCCTCGCGGTAATGTGCATACCGTGGTTGAAGTGCGTCACCAAAAGTAA
- the pstS gene encoding phosphate ABC transporter substrate-binding protein PstS gives MEQKISISAQLQFKGRVYLLPLIAVLLNITSCTANNQNIKHISLVGAGASFPAPLYERWLADYNQQHPDVQINYQAIGSSAGVQQLIEGTVDFAASDVGITNEQAGKIKRGVIALPLTAGSIVLAYNLKPVAQQSPQVNVPTALRLPRQVYVDIFLGKITNWNHPRIAAANPAVSLPDLPIQVVHRTDGSGTTSVLTQHLSAISPEWKSKVGAGKSVAWRVGIGGKGNEGVTALIQQIPGAIGYVEYIYAKQNKLPVAAIENKSGNYITPTPKSVAQTLEAVKLPDDNLIAFITDPTDAQSYPIVTYSWLLTYQQYPNRVKAQALKNFVDWAVIDGQKSSLELGYIPLSKKVVVQVQSAINKIAE, from the coding sequence TTGGAACAAAAGATTTCTATATCTGCTCAACTTCAATTTAAGGGACGCGTTTACCTTCTACCCCTAATCGCTGTTTTATTAAATATCACTTCTTGTACTGCTAATAATCAAAACATCAAACATATTTCTCTCGTTGGTGCTGGGGCGAGTTTTCCTGCACCTTTGTATGAGCGATGGCTTGCAGATTATAACCAGCAACATCCTGATGTACAAATTAACTATCAAGCTATAGGGAGCAGTGCTGGAGTGCAACAACTCATTGAAGGTACTGTGGACTTTGCAGCTAGTGATGTGGGAATTACAAATGAACAAGCAGGCAAAATCAAACGGGGAGTAATTGCTTTACCTTTAACTGCCGGTTCTATTGTGTTGGCTTATAACCTCAAACCAGTTGCACAGCAGTCGCCTCAAGTCAATGTGCCAACTGCTCTGAGGCTACCACGACAAGTTTATGTAGATATCTTTCTCGGAAAAATTACAAATTGGAATCATCCTAGAATAGCCGCAGCTAATCCAGCAGTAAGTTTACCCGATTTACCAATTCAGGTTGTACACCGAACAGATGGTAGTGGGACTACAAGCGTGTTAACGCAACACCTAAGCGCCATCAGTCCAGAATGGAAAAGCAAAGTTGGGGCTGGCAAATCTGTAGCATGGCGAGTAGGAATTGGTGGAAAGGGTAACGAAGGTGTTACCGCCCTAATTCAGCAAATACCAGGAGCTATTGGCTATGTAGAGTACATTTACGCCAAACAAAATAAACTTCCTGTGGCTGCAATAGAAAATAAATCTGGTAATTATATTACGCCAACACCAAAATCTGTAGCACAAACTTTAGAAGCAGTGAAGTTACCAGATGATAACTTAATTGCTTTTATCACCGATCCTACCGATGCCCAATCTTATCCCATCGTTACTTACAGCTGGCTTTTAACTTATCAGCAATATCCAAACCGAGTCAAAGCTCAAGCGCTGAAAAACTTTGTTGATTGGGCGGTGATTGATGGGCAAAAATCCAGTTTGGAACTTGGGTATATTCCTTTGTCTAAAAAAGTTGTGGTTCAAGTGCAATCTGCCATCAATAAAATTGCTGAATAA
- a CDS encoding cytochrome c biogenesis protein codes for MTLEDSAAKELKWWAIPGQFLRQELLPVLTNLRLAIALLLLIAIFSSTGTVIEQGQSPAFYQANYPEHPALFGFLTWKVIQVVGLDHVYRTWWFLSLLILFGTSLTACSFTRQLPALKAAQRWKYYEEPRQFQKLALSTELDTGSLDSLSQILQKHRYKIFQDPEKQNLLYARKGIVGRIGPIIVHIGIVAILLGGIWGAMTGFLAQEMVASGDTFQVTNIVDAGPIAAKIPKDWSVRVNRFWIDYTPSGGIDQFYSDMSVLNNQGKEIDHKKIFVNEPLRYHGITFYQTDWGIAGVRVQFNNSPVFQLPMAQLNTNGKGGRIWGTWVPTKPDLSEGVSLLAKDLQGMVLIYDATGKLVDTVRAGMYTEINGVKLKILDVIGSTGLQIKADPGIPIVYSGFGLLMLGVVMSYFSHSQIWALQKGDRLYIGGKTNRAQVAFEQEVLDILDRLSSQPKGEEKEAAIEA; via the coding sequence ATGACTTTAGAAGATTCAGCTGCAAAAGAATTAAAATGGTGGGCGATACCTGGGCAGTTCTTACGGCAAGAGCTTTTGCCTGTACTGACCAACTTACGACTAGCGATCGCACTATTGCTATTGATTGCAATCTTTAGCTCTACTGGTACTGTCATTGAGCAAGGTCAGTCACCCGCATTTTACCAAGCCAATTATCCTGAACATCCAGCTTTATTTGGTTTCTTAACTTGGAAGGTAATTCAAGTAGTTGGATTAGACCATGTATATCGTACCTGGTGGTTTCTGTCATTACTCATCTTATTTGGCACTAGCTTAACTGCTTGTTCATTTACCCGACAGTTACCAGCCTTAAAAGCTGCCCAGCGCTGGAAATATTACGAAGAACCACGACAATTTCAAAAATTAGCTTTAAGTACAGAACTAGATACTGGTTCGCTAGATTCTCTCAGCCAAATATTACAGAAACACCGCTATAAAATTTTTCAAGATCCAGAAAAACAAAATCTCCTTTACGCCCGCAAGGGAATAGTCGGACGCATCGGCCCAATTATTGTTCATATTGGCATCGTCGCTATTCTGCTAGGGGGAATTTGGGGCGCGATGACTGGGTTTCTCGCTCAGGAAATGGTTGCTAGTGGCGATACATTTCAAGTGACAAATATTGTCGATGCTGGCCCAATAGCCGCAAAAATCCCCAAAGATTGGTCTGTGCGAGTCAATCGTTTTTGGATTGATTACACTCCATCTGGTGGCATCGATCAATTTTATTCAGATATGTCTGTCTTGAATAATCAAGGAAAGGAAATTGACCACAAGAAGATTTTTGTCAACGAACCTCTGCGCTATCATGGCATAACTTTCTATCAAACTGATTGGGGAATTGCAGGCGTTCGCGTCCAATTTAACAACAGCCCCGTTTTTCAGCTACCGATGGCGCAATTGAACACCAATGGGAAAGGCGGGCGCATTTGGGGAACCTGGGTTCCTACTAAACCGGATTTGAGTGAGGGTGTCTCTCTGTTAGCCAAAGACTTGCAAGGGATGGTATTAATTTATGATGCCACTGGCAAACTTGTTGATACAGTCCGCGCTGGTATGTACACCGAAATAAATGGTGTGAAGCTGAAAATTTTGGATGTCATTGGTAGCACTGGCTTACAAATTAAAGCCGATCCAGGCATTCCAATTGTTTATTCAGGGTTTGGTTTGCTGATGCTGGGTGTAGTGATGAGTTACTTTTCCCACTCGCAAATCTGGGCATTGCAAAAAGGCGATCGCTTGTATATTGGTGGCAAAACTAATCGCGCCCAAGTTGCTTTTGAACAAGAGGTTTTAGATATTTTAGATCGGCTGAGTTCACAGCCAAAAGGTGAGGAGAAAGAGGCCGCGATTGAAGCTTGA